AATATTTCAATTGCGACGTGCCGGTCGATTCAAGAGTATCAATAGGTGCTATTCAGCTTCTTGCATATCTGAGCGAGCAACGATGATTACGGATGGTGTATTGATTCAATGGTATTCCGCTGCCCCGGAAATGTCAATAACAACCGTGCCTTCGGTCGTCTCAGATTCCAGGGCAGCCAGGGGACTCTTAAGAAAGTAAGAAACTATTGGTTCCCCTTGCCTAAGACGCTTGAGCGGTATTGAAAAGTTATTTAATTTCTTAAGAACCTCTCGTGCCCCCAGGGCAGACGTGTTCCTGCCTTTTTCGGTATTAACTCAGTTTACGGGGTTGACAAGGCTGTTCTGGATTGAGCTTGAAAGGATTTTAACAAATTGCCTGCGGATTGTATAAAAAATAAATTGTAAAAATATATTAGGAAACGTTGGGTGAAGGGGAGGGAACCACTCGACGAATATAAGTGGGCGGCTGTTCACCCATTACATCCAAGACTATCTTTTTGTGTCCCGCATAGCGGGATGCAACCGCGGCCTGATCCGCGTCTTCTCCGGATCTGGCCGCAATTCTTTCAAGGTTTCCTCTTCATGCTCTCTTCTCTGCCTCCAGCGAACCCAAAGGGTGAAGCGGGCGTGAGACGGCCTTTAGTCTTTTCCTCTTCGAAGCGACTTTGGGGGAGGCGTAGAAAGGGCTGGCGTGGATTGTTCGGTGCTTGTCTTTCAGCGCTTCAACTGCTTCTTCGCTGTCTTGATAAACCGTCCGAAGGTCTTGTCCTTTTTCCGTTTGTCCAGGTATGACATCTCGTGGTACTCCGACTCTTTCTTGAGCTTGATATAGCTGGAATATCGATCTTCACTCAATTCACCACTTTCTACCGCAGCTCGGACGGCACAGCCGGACTCGTGTTCGTGGCTGCAATTCGCATAGCGGCAATTTGCGGAAAGGCTGAAAAGGTCTTCAAAACCTATGGTGACCCCATCACCCGCACCAACAAGGCCCAGCTCTCGCATGCCGGGCGTATCAATCAACATTGCACCCTGATCGAGAACAATGAGCTGGCGGCGCGAGGTCGTGTGGGTGCCTTCTCCCGTGCCGCTGACAGCTTTTGTGTCAAAGGCGTCCTGACCTATCAGGCGGTTGATAAGCGTCGTCTTCCCGACGCCCGATGAACCAAGCAGGCAATATGTCTTTCCCGGAGACAGTGTCTGTTGAAACTCGTCAAAACCGATACCGCTGACATTACTGAGGGCGAACACTTTAGCCCTGGTTGCGGTGGATCTAATGATCGCAAGTTTTTGTTCCAATTCATCCTGCGTGATCAAGTCCGTCTTCGTGAGAATGACAATGGGCTCGACATGTCCGTCCGCCGCCATTACCAGGTACCGGTCCATGCGGTGAGGATTGAAGTCAAAATGGCATGATTGAACAATGAAAGCCGTGTCTATGTTAGCCGCAATCATTTGAAAATCCACGTTCTCGCCGGCGGTTTTGCGGCGCAGGAACGTCTTTCGCGGAAAAACCCGGCGGATAATTGCCGCCGTGCCGTCATTGTGATATTGCACGGTCACCCAATCTCCGACACATGGCAGCTCGACCGGGTTTTCGATCTGGTAAGAAAGCTTACCCGCAATTTCGGCCGGGACTTCACTCGATTCATTTCTTATCAGGTACGATCCGCGATCAACGGCCGATATCCGGGCTATGCCGCCCTCTTCCGGGAGGAACTCGCTGATATGTGCTTCAAACCACTGGTCGAAGCCCAGGTCACTCAATTTCATAAGGTAGTGTACACCATTCCTTGTCTCTAATTCCAACAGACTGCTGATCAACTATCATCCCGGCGCAGAGTGGAGCAGCCGAGGGGACATTCGATAATAAGAAAATTACTCAATCCACCAACCCCTTTGGCCTAATTCTTCCTGGGGCAGCCTGAGGTAGCCCGGTGTCTCCTGGGCAGCTGGGCAGCCGAAAATAACTTAATCCCATAGAAAGATCAGACACCTCATTTTCCTTTAAAAAAAGTAATATGGATTGAGAAAGGGCCGGGAATGTCCATGCGAGGCCAGGGGGAGGGTTCCCGGTCACTATTACCGACAGAGGTGCTCATGCCACGACACGCCCGCCTTGATGCAGCAGGCGTTCTCCATCATGTGATCATACGGGGCATCGCCAGAAAGGGAGGCGGAAATGGTAAACCGGACGGTGAAGCGCTCAAGACATGGCAATCCAGGACTTACGAAAAGCCCGCCCCTTACAAGCGGCGGGCCGGTTATGCCGTCTTAATGCCTATTCGTTCACCACCCTTGCCTCGCCGGGCTGGCTCCCGCCTGCCTCCACTATGCCGGCAAGCTCCTCAAAGGAGAAGACCTTCGCTATGTCGAGGATGATGATGAAGCTGTCGTCCTTCTTCCCCATGCCATTGATGAAGTCGGTCCTGAGTTGACTTCCTATCCTGGGTGCAGGCTCGATCAGGCTGGAGTCCATTTCGAAGACCTCCTGTACGGAGTCGACGAGGGCGCCTATGACGATGTTCTCTCCGTCAAACGACACCTCAACGACAACAACGCAGGTATTCACGGTTTTCTGAGTCTCCGTAAGCCCGAACTTCAGCCTCATATCCAGGACGGGGACGACGCTCCCCCGGAGGTTGATAACCCCCCTCATGTAATCCGGTGTTTTCGGTACCTTCGTGACGGAGTTGAATTCCAGTATTTCCCTCACATTGAAAACATCTATTCCGAAGACCTCACTTCCAAGCTGGAAGGTCAGGTATTGCCTTACGCCGGTAGTCGATGAAATGCTCATAATTCCTCCTTTCTTAAAACCATGGGCCGGGCGTCGGGTTCCGGAGGTCTGGCTGAATATTACCCGGTTGCTCCGGAACCCTTGTCCCTGCAATTATCAGAATCTTTCAAAGTCTTCGTCAGTCCGGTCGCTGCCGAGGTTCAGGGTGATACCCGACGTTTTGTCTGCACCATTTCCACCCCGGGGGATCGGCGGATTCGGGACAGAGCGGTGGAGAGATCTCTTCAGCTCTTTGCCCCCGATGCTCTTACCCTCCGCCGTGCTTTCTTCTACCTTAAAAAAAGCAATGGTATCCTGCAGCCTTTCAGCCTGTCCCGATAATTCCTCCGATGTGGATGCCATTTCTTCCGTTGCCGAGGCATTCTGCTGGATCACCTGATCGAGCTGCTGGATGGCCTTGTTGATCTGCTCCGCACCGGTATTCTGCTCATTGCTCGCTGCGTTGATCTCCTGGACAAGATCGGCGGTCCTCTGTATGTCGGGAACGATCATGTTGAGCATCTCGCCGGCCTTCTCTGCCACTTCCACGCTTGAACCGGAGAGTTTTCCTATCTCACCGGCCGCGGTCTGGCTTCGCTCGGCAAGTTTGCGGACCTCCGTCGCGACAACGGCGAAACCCTTGCCGTGCTCTCCTGCGCGGGCTGCTTCTATTGCGGCATTTAGTGCAAGGAGGTTCGTCTGCCGTGCTATCTCTTCAATAATGGAGATCCTAGCTGCGATCTCTTTCATGGCAGTTACCGTTTCCGTTACGGCCCTTCCGCCTTCCTTTGCATCGTGGGCGGCCTTGAGGGCTATCTTCTCCGTCTGCTGGGCATTGTCCGCGTTCTGTTTGATGTTGGACACCATCTCTTCCATGGATGAAGACACCTCTTCGGCCGATGCCGCCTGTTCTGTCGCGCCCTGGGAGATCTCCTGTGAGACCGAACTCATCTGTTGACTGCCTGAGGCGACGTTACCGGCGGCGGCCTTCACATCGTTGACTATGTTGGTCAGTCTAACCACCATCGCTGCAAGGGCCCTCATGAGCTCATCCTGGGCGGAGCGTTCCTTTACGGTGAGAATAAGGTTGCCGGAAGCTATTTCCCTTGCAATGCGGGAGACTTCGTTCATGGACTCTCTCAGAGCATCCATTTT
This portion of the Syntrophorhabdaceae bacterium genome encodes:
- the rsgA gene encoding ribosome small subunit-dependent GTPase A; amino-acid sequence: MKLSDLGFDQWFEAHISEFLPEEGGIARISAVDRGSYLIRNESSEVPAEIAGKLSYQIENPVELPCVGDWVTVQYHNDGTAAIIRRVFPRKTFLRRKTAGENVDFQMIAANIDTAFIVQSCHFDFNPHRMDRYLVMAADGHVEPIVILTKTDLITQDELEQKLAIIRSTATRAKVFALSNVSGIGFDEFQQTLSPGKTYCLLGSSGVGKTTLINRLIGQDAFDTKAVSGTGEGTHTTSRRQLIVLDQGAMLIDTPGMRELGLVGAGDGVTIGFEDLFSLSANCRYANCSHEHESGCAVRAAVESGELSEDRYSSYIKLKKESEYHEMSYLDKRKKDKTFGRFIKTAKKQLKR
- a CDS encoding chemotaxis protein CheW, with translation MSISSTTGVRQYLTFQLGSEVFGIDVFNVREILEFNSVTKVPKTPDYMRGVINLRGSVVPVLDMRLKFGLTETQKTVNTCVVVVEVSFDGENIVIGALVDSVQEVFEMDSSLIEPAPRIGSQLRTDFINGMGKKDDSFIIILDIAKVFSFEELAGIVEAGGSQPGEARVVNE